Part of the Flavobacterium okayamense genome, TTAATCATTATGAATATTGGTTACAAAGGATTATTTTGGGTAGACGGAACAACTTGTGTGTTAGCTATTTTAATTTTTTGGTACAAAGTAAAAGAAAAAGAAAAATCTAAATATCAAGACACTAAGCATCCTGGGGAAGTTTTAACTGCATCGGTTTTTAGAGATTTACCGTTTTGGATTTTCTTATTCACTTGTTTGATTACTGGAATTATATTTTTCCAATTGTTTACTACACTTCCTCTATATCATAAAGATCAATTTGATATGACTGAGTTGAAAACTGGTCTTCTTTTAACTTTTAATGGTATTTTAATCTTTATAATGGAAATGCCTTTGGTCAGTTTCATTGAAAAAAAAGGTTTCAATAAAGTAAAAGTAGTTGCGTTAGGAACATTAATCATGTCGGTTTGTATGTATATGCTATTACTTAATCGATGGGAAATAATATTATGGATAATGATGTTTTTTATGACTTTTGGAGAAATGCTTGCCTTCCCTTTTTCGAATTCGCTTGCTATGAGCCGAGCGCCTAAAGGACACGAAGGTCGCTATATGGCCATTTTTACAATGAGCTATAGTTTTGCGCATATACTTTCACCTCAATTAGGATTAGGAATAGTTGCTTACTACAAAAGTTACCAACATAACTGGTTCTTTATGGGAACATTAGGAGTGATTGGTTCACTTCTCGCTTATTGGGTTTTTCTTCTAATTAAAAAGGAAAACTTAAAAAATAGTTAAATAACTATTTTTATAGTTGCATAACTAAAAATATAGTTGTAAGTTTGGTTTATCAATCAAATAAACAATTATAAAAATGCAAAAGCTAACCAACAAAGAAGAAGAAATAATGCACATTTTATGGACGCTTAAAAAAGCTTTCGTAAAAGATGTTTTAGCTGAAATTACAGAAGAAAAGCCTCACTACAATACACTTTCTACTATTATTCGAAATTTAGAAGACAAAGGTTATGTTAGTCATACTGCATATGGAAATACTCATCAATATTTTCCAATAATAAGTAAAGAAGACTATCGTAAAACTTTTATGAATACGGCAATTTCGAATTACTTTAATAATTCGTATAAAAATTTAGTTTCATTTTTTGCAGAAGAAGAAAAAATTTCGGCAGATGAACTACGTGAAATTTTAGATATAATCGAAAAGAAAAAGTAATATGGAAAATCTACTATTTTACTTCTTAAAAGTTAATATAATCCTGGTTTTATTCTATGGAGTATATTATTTGCTATTACGTAAAGAAACTTTTTTTCAAGCAAATAGAATGTTTTTATTAGGAGGAATTGTTTCAGCTTTTATTATTCCGCTTCTTTCCTATTCTAAAATAGTATTTATTGAACCTGTTGAACTAAACTATGATGATTTATTAGCAAATGCAACCTATTCGGAAGAGTTTGTTCCAATAGTTGAGCCTTCATCTTTTGACTGGAATTACTTTGTAATCGTTTTATATAGTTTAATTGTGACTATTTTACTTGCGAAATTAACTTTAGAGCTTTATTCTTTTTTCAACGCAATTAAGTCGGGAAATAAGAATAAGGTTAATAAAATAGTTCTAGTTGAAACCACTCAATTTGAAAGTCCATTTTCATTTTTTAATTATTTAGTATACAACAAAGCGGCATTTACCGATGAAGAATTAGAATTTATATTAACGCACGAAAATGTACATATAAAGCAATTTCACTCGTTAGACGTATTAGTTGGTAAATTAGTTTCATTAGTTCTTTGGATAAATCCTATCGCTTGGCTGTACAGAAAAGCTATGCTTCAAAATTTAGAGTTTATTGCCGATGCTGAAACCACAAAAGAATTACAAAATTCATACGGCTATCAAAAAACTTTACTGAAAGCTGTAAATAATCATAATCAATTATCAATCACAAATCAATTTTATCAATCATTAATCAAAAAACGAATCGTTATGTTAAACACAAACCCTTCAAACAAAAGAAATGTATGGAAGTATTCGGTAGTTCTTCCAATGTTAGTAGCTTTCTTTTTACTGTATCAAGTAAAAACAATTGCACAAGTGAAAGAGACAAAGGTAATTACGGAAATACAGGATGTTAATCGAGTTGAATTTATTATAGACAAAAACACAACCGATAGCCAAATTAAAGAGGAAACTGATTTATTAAAGAAAGAGCACGATGTTACGGTAAAAGTTTCTAAAATAAAAAGAAACTCAAAAAATGAAATTAAAGCTCTTGAAATTAAATTTAAAGACAAAGATGGAAAAACTGGAAAAATGTCGGCAAATGGTGACGATCCAATTCAGCCTATCGTTTTTTACAAAGAAATAGATACAAATGGAAAAGTAAATATTGGTTTTGGACATCCAAACAACAACGTAATTTCAACTTTTTCAGAATCGATGACTTGGAATAGCAATTCGCCAGAAATTGAGACCATTGAAATTAAAAAAACAGAAAATGGTAAAAACGTTTATATAATTAATGGAGAAGAATACTCTGATAAAGATCTAAAAGATAAAATGGTAACTGTTGATGGATTTATTGATGAAAGTGAAGATGCAGAAACTAAAAAAAGAATTATAGTTTTTAATGGTGATTCAAAAATTACTACTAAAGAACCAAAAACAATGATATTTTTAGATGAAAAAGAAATCTCTGAAGACGAGATGAATGCTTTGGATACTAAAATTATTAAAACTGTTAATGTTATTAAAAACGGTGATAATGACGAAATCAAAATCATTACTAAAAACTCAAATGGAATTCCTGAAGATACCGAAATCTATATTAATGGCGTTAAATCTACAAAAGCTGATTTGGACGCAATAGAGAAAGAACATATTGAAATGGTCAATATCAAAAAATTAAATGATCAAAATGTAATTGAGATCAAAGCCACCAAGGAAAAGATATATGATCAAAAAATGCCTAGGGAAATTGAAAAAATAGTTTCTAATCAATTAATTGAAATGAAGGAAACTAAGCTCGATTTAGAAAAAAGAAAAGCTGAGCTTGAAAAGCGCAAAGAAGAAATGGAAAAGAGAAAAGCTGAAATGAATGAACGAAAAATTGAAATGGAGAAAATGAAAGCCGAACTTGCAAAAACTAGAGCGGAGTTAGAAAAGCTTAAAGAAGAATTAAAGAAAAAGAAATAAAACAATAAATCCCGAATTTAGATTCGGGATTTATTTTTTCTACATTTGCCAAAAAAAGAAAATGTATAAATTTTTAGCTCAACTAAACAAAGTCTTGTTACCTAGCTATTCTAAAAAACGATTGGATTTATCTAAAGCAACAAAATTTCAAAAAGCAATAATCGCTTGGCGTTACTTTGTTACAACAAGGTCGTTAGATAATTAATCTTGCGTTTCGTCTTTTAAATGTTGTATGTATTTAGCTTTTGAAACCTCTTCTCTTCTAGCAACCGATTTTTTTGTGAAATGTTGATTTTCTCTCAATTGCTGTACTTGTTTCACTTTTCTTACTTTGTTTTTGAACTTTTTTAAAGCTCTTTCAATATTTTCTCCAGATTTTACTTCTACTATTAGCATAAAATATTTTTTTTATATCAGCATATTGCTGAAGCGATTAATAAATATGTCAATTTAACTTTACCATTTTCTAAATGTTTAATGCATGTACTAAACTTTTATCAAATTTACATTTGACAAAACCATATTGATGCTGAGAAATTACATTCTCAAAATCAAATCAAATAAACTGCTTTAAAACACAGATGCTTTTATTTCAGAATAGATAAAAAGCGAATAGGTTAGATAAAAATATTAGGAAGGAATTAAGCTGTAAAGAAAAATACCGATAAATAATAAACTGACTAACTTTTGCAAAGATACAAATTTTAAACGGGAAAAGCTAATTGAATATAATTTGCATTTAAAACTTATTGATTTTCAAAACAATACTAAATATAAACCATTTTTTTACTGCTTTTTTCAAATTAGTGTTTGTGTATTACGCAATTCTTCATATATTTGCACCCGCAAACAAGGTAATAATTCCTGAATGCAAACGGCCTCGTGGCGCAACTGAATAGCGCATCTGATTACGGCTCAGAAGGTTACAGGTTTGAATCCTGTCGAGGTCACACATGAATCCCTAACGTCTTATATATCAAGATTTTAGGGATTTTTTCTTTCATTTTTGTGCCAAGCGTGTGCCAAAATCTAATTTTTTTCTAAGTTAATTTTAATTTTTTAGATTACAAAAACTCCTACTCTTTTCTTCTTCAATTCGCGGAAATCATCTCAATATGTTACAAATATTTAGTAGATTTGAGAAAATTAATTGACCTACATTTAAACAATGATTGAAAAATTATTATTAGTTGTAATATTATCATTTTTGATTTCTTGTAACCATAAAGATTCAAAAAAAGTAATAATTGAAAATGAAAAGAAAATTGTATTATCACATAATGATTTAGAAATCAAATACGATTTAAAAGATTCAAATAATGATACATTAATTGAAGTTGAAATTGGAGAAATTAATTTACCAAGTGGTAAAATTATTGTTGGTGATCCTTTTTTTACATTTTCAGTAAAACCTTTAACAAAAACTGTTGCACCAGGTAAATATCCCGTAAAAATCTACCTTAGAAAAATTAATACTAATCATTATCGCATAGCATTTAGCAAAATAAAATTTAAAGAAGAAAAAGCCAATAATTGGTCTCTAGCAATTTCTGACGATATGAATTTACAAGAATTGAACAATTTGAAAGAAGATGAATATTTTGGATTTCTTGTGGATTCTGGGCTTGGATGTTTTTTGGACTCATTAACAAATGAAATTTATAATAAAAAACTAGATGAGTTTGAAAAGAAAAAAGGGTTTAACTATTATAATAATATTCTTGCAAAGGAATTTAAAGAATATTCTGCAAGTAATAAGTATTCAAGTGAAATTGGTGATTGGAACAATCATATTGTAGATAAAACTAAGAATTTAAACATTATTATGTTTCAATCTGGTTGGGGAGATGGTTATTATCCGACCTATTGGGGATATAATAATAAAAATGAAATTGTAGAATTAACTATAGATTTCATGCTTAATTTTGAATAATATTTCTAAAAATGAAACATCTCAAAATATTTATATTAATAATTTGTTTTACAACTTTTTCTTATTCTCAAGAAAAAACTATGTATAAAGAAGAATATAAAGATCTTACAATAAGATGTGCTCTTATTGCAAATTCGATTATAAATAAAAATGAGCAATCCAATATTAAAGAATGGTTTGAAGGGGAAAACTTAAAAGATAAGAAAAAGGAATTCAATAAATTTGAGAAGTACATTGATCAATCATCTCTCGATATAACATATTATGTTCAAATGATTCATAACGAAGATATAATTTATATTATTAGCTTTTACGATAAGAATTCTTCCGAAGATTTTGGAATCATCTATTTTAAATTTGATGACAACAGCAACAATCTAGTTGACGATTTAAAATGCATTGATAAGAGTATCGTTGATAAAAATAAGGAAGAAAATAAAATCGATTCCTTTCAAAATATTCCTCCACCTCCACCACCATCTCCGTCAATGTTTAAAGTTGATTAATTAAAATTATGCAAAAAGAAATTTTTGAATATGTAGACAAATCTCTTTTAAGTTTAAAAGACGCTAGTTTAATGTTTATCCCACATTCGGATATGCCAATTGAAATGATTGACGAGAATGTTATTAAAAAAAATGATTGGATTCCATGGAAAGCAATACCAAGTAAAGTAACTGATGATGATATAACCGGCTTGGAAAATAAAATAAATTTAAAGTACCCAGAATTATATAAAGATTTTCTGAAATACAAACATTTCTATGATTTAGAAAACATTAATGATATTATTTTTTTTAAACATTGTGTAAGAGATTGGAAATGTGATCTTTTAGAAAATTATTTTGAGTATTGGGAACCTGATGAAATAATAAAAAAAGGATTTATTCCATTTGCAAATTACAGTGACTGGGGTGTTGTTTGTTTTGATACAAATCGGATGAATAATAATGATTGTCCAATTATTATGTTTGACCATGAAAACTTTTATAATGAAGAAGTATATTTTGAAGAATTGTATTCAAGTTTCGAAGTAATGGCAATTGAATTAGTAAATGGAATTTAATATTTATGTTAAGTAAAATAAAAACTATCATAAAAAACTTAAGTGGTTTCTGTAAAATTGAAAATAATACTAAAAGTAGTATTTATTTCCATGAAGATTTTTTTAGTCAAGTTGAATTTTGTCCTTATGAAAATTTAGAATATTTAAGAGCCGAAAATTTTAAAATCAAAGAATTTTCTGAAGAGTATTCTGATGGTAATGGATTATTTACAAGTGTTTATGTTAGAGAAGAAAATATTCCAAAATTAATTTATGAAAAACAAATACTTAGTTCTGAACTTGAACTTTTTTTAATAGATTTAGGATTGTTTAAAATTGAAAATGTTTTCACTGGTTATGGCTCTCACAAAGAAAAATGTAAAAATACTGTTGCATACAAATTTGAAAGAATTGAAATATTTGTCACTTCAAAAAATGATTATGTAAATGATTTTTTTATTACAGGAAACAGATTTCAAAACGATGATGTAATAAAAAATAAACTTGAAGATATTTTATTCAAAATTGGTATAAAATATAATTTAGTTTTAAATGATTGGGACATTACAGAAGTAATTAATCTGAGTGATAAACACGAGATTAAGAAATATATAAATGAAGAGTTTTAGAATTAAAAAATAAAATGGATTTTATAGCTGAACTTAAATATAAAACAAGTGAAGATGGTGGAAGAAAAACT contains:
- a CDS encoding MDR family MFS transporter — protein: MLKQAFNKYIDNFRGFSREIWILTLITFINRAGTMVLPFLSKYLKEDLNFDIYQVTWILTSFGCGSMLGSWLGGKLSDKIGFYKVMIFSLFTSGLMFFGLQHITTFVGLLVAIFLIMVVADMFRPAMFVSLAAYAKPENRTRALTLVRLAINLGFAAGPALGGLIIMNIGYKGLFWVDGTTCVLAILIFWYKVKEKEKSKYQDTKHPGEVLTASVFRDLPFWIFLFTCLITGIIFFQLFTTLPLYHKDQFDMTELKTGLLLTFNGILIFIMEMPLVSFIEKKGFNKVKVVALGTLIMSVCMYMLLLNRWEIILWIMMFFMTFGEMLAFPFSNSLAMSRAPKGHEGRYMAIFTMSYSFAHILSPQLGLGIVAYYKSYQHNWFFMGTLGVIGSLLAYWVFLLIKKENLKNS
- a CDS encoding BlaI/MecI/CopY family transcriptional regulator; its protein translation is MQKLTNKEEEIMHILWTLKKAFVKDVLAEITEEKPHYNTLSTIIRNLEDKGYVSHTAYGNTHQYFPIISKEDYRKTFMNTAISNYFNNSYKNLVSFFAEEEKISADELREILDIIEKKK
- a CDS encoding M56 family metallopeptidase — its product is MENLLFYFLKVNIILVLFYGVYYLLLRKETFFQANRMFLLGGIVSAFIIPLLSYSKIVFIEPVELNYDDLLANATYSEEFVPIVEPSSFDWNYFVIVLYSLIVTILLAKLTLELYSFFNAIKSGNKNKVNKIVLVETTQFESPFSFFNYLVYNKAAFTDEELEFILTHENVHIKQFHSLDVLVGKLVSLVLWINPIAWLYRKAMLQNLEFIADAETTKELQNSYGYQKTLLKAVNNHNQLSITNQFYQSLIKKRIVMLNTNPSNKRNVWKYSVVLPMLVAFFLLYQVKTIAQVKETKVITEIQDVNRVEFIIDKNTTDSQIKEETDLLKKEHDVTVKVSKIKRNSKNEIKALEIKFKDKDGKTGKMSANGDDPIQPIVFYKEIDTNGKVNIGFGHPNNNVISTFSESMTWNSNSPEIETIEIKKTENGKNVYIINGEEYSDKDLKDKMVTVDGFIDESEDAETKKRIIVFNGDSKITTKEPKTMIFLDEKEISEDEMNALDTKIIKTVNVIKNGDNDEIKIITKNSNGIPEDTEIYINGVKSTKADLDAIEKEHIEMVNIKKLNDQNVIEIKATKEKIYDQKMPREIEKIVSNQLIEMKETKLDLEKRKAELEKRKEEMEKRKAEMNERKIEMEKMKAELAKTRAELEKLKEELKKKK
- the rpsU gene encoding 30S ribosomal protein S21 — protein: MLIVEVKSGENIERALKKFKNKVRKVKQVQQLRENQHFTKKSVARREEVSKAKYIQHLKDETQD
- a CDS encoding DUF4241 domain-containing protein; the protein is MIEKLLLVVILSFLISCNHKDSKKVIIENEKKIVLSHNDLEIKYDLKDSNNDTLIEVEIGEINLPSGKIIVGDPFFTFSVKPLTKTVAPGKYPVKIYLRKINTNHYRIAFSKIKFKEEKANNWSLAISDDMNLQELNNLKEDEYFGFLVDSGLGCFLDSLTNEIYNKKLDEFEKKKGFNYYNNILAKEFKEYSASNKYSSEIGDWNNHIVDKTKNLNIIMFQSGWGDGYYPTYWGYNNKNEIVELTIDFMLNFE
- a CDS encoding SMI1/KNR4 family protein, whose protein sequence is MQKEIFEYVDKSLLSLKDASLMFIPHSDMPIEMIDENVIKKNDWIPWKAIPSKVTDDDITGLENKINLKYPELYKDFLKYKHFYDLENINDIIFFKHCVRDWKCDLLENYFEYWEPDEIIKKGFIPFANYSDWGVVCFDTNRMNNNDCPIIMFDHENFYNEEVYFEELYSSFEVMAIELVNGI